The following coding sequences lie in one Aspergillus puulaauensis MK2 DNA, chromosome 3, nearly complete sequence genomic window:
- a CDS encoding putative PHD transcription factor (COG:S;~EggNog:ENOG410QEE0;~InterPro:IPR019787,IPR019786,IPR037869,IPR011011, IPR001965,IPR011009,IPR013083;~PFAM:PF00628;~go_component: GO:0048188 - Set1C/COMPASS complex [Evidence IEA]), protein MAADTTATPNGAAGKTKRMNPYETDLDLIPEDDPFRLRSPHYGRYHPRADDFQPLYKDWFQHDPKATEYWEETVKSLWTPENSLHVQGARQTYAAGSVLIRVDEEEVTGAAAEKFKCLNANELNAAKKGEDILSELGVAVPKVYFCGTISGKNVTVESRLPGVSLDVAWRHLSEEQIELMKQQCRIVSERLSNGDTGPTQPSYVCSDLNSHPPSEAERDILFGDNGVHGDCSLIHNNMLLCNIVVDNHRIVGLTGWRGCGYFGFGRADKVHRQIRVPRLISEAESGIEVQNAQTWADLYIGLQGTAPVEPTAPAQPVKVEPSGTNLDKVPLTTDADVKPVVPHLDGTDTPEEHPTPKKIASLKNRGNSRASSSDRSSPANSTKAPAKRAAPGTKKGISKKTTTKKRKIDNQDNESVDSRRSLTPSSSRTSKTPGGKKQSSASLANSPVPEPKPKPKKKPGRKPKPKPAEQERGQGQEEEEEDDTSSDELFCICRKPDNHTWMIGCDGGCEDWFHGKCVNMHSRDADLIERYICPNCKEKGKGWTTWKPMCRLTECRKPARFTRKNPSKYCSDEHGLEYMRQKAQHLNMSTQPGNQKPKSILKAALEGTRTPRDDDSSYDGSHFEDEQDNSMEDLGSRGGVLTLGDLTAVIMGVGSAEEFRKLGAHIISPADSQPPEETQVKNDDTEMKTEETATETKPQPSKKLGLDVGVDGLTYSADEAEKIEKLRQQRADLFHRRDMLAARNTFLTLVRQRSKSILEILKKKDPKGGWKDICGFDTRLAWSDEEFDEWRLSDAGKRALEEGTPEAMASSYPTNVDADGDTGMNGDKAEDEMESVTRGVCLKKRCERHKQWIKVQQGDSAFEEKTLEEDLVACEKEAQSVVERAVLRMWAENGC, encoded by the exons ATGGCTGCGGATACTACGGCGACGCCTAATGGTGCGGCCGGCAAGACGAAAAGAATGAACCCTTACGAAACCGATCTGGATCTGATACCGGAAGATGATCCCTTCCGGCTGCGAAGCCCGCACTACGGCCGCTATCACCCGCGGGCCGACGACTTCCAACCTCTTTACAAAGACTGGTTCCAACATGACCCCAAAGCGACAGAGTACTGGGAAGAGACCGTGAAGTCGTTATGGACGCCAGAAAACTCATTACATGTGCAGGGTGCAAGACAGACGTATGCTGCGGGCAGCGTACTCATCCgggtcgacgaggaagaagtgaCTGGCGCGGCGGCTGAGAAGTTCAAGTGCTTGAATGCGAATGAACTGAACGCAGcaaagaagggagaggaTATACTGAGTGAACTGGGTGTCGCAGTGCCAAAGGTCTACTTCTGCGGGACGATATCTGGGAAGAATGTTACAGTGGAGTCTAGACTCCCCGGAGTTTCGCTGGATGTGGCGTGGAGGCATCTTTCCGAGGAGCAGATTGAGCTTATGAAGCAGCAGTGCCGGATTGTGTCGGAACGCCTTAGCAACGGCGATACCGGTCCGACACAGCCATCCTACGTCTGCAGTGACCTGAATTCGCACCCGCCGTCCGAAGCTGAACGGGATATACTTTTTGGTGATAATGGAGTGCATGGGGACTGTTCTCTAATTCACAACAATATGCTCCTCTGTAACATCGTTGTGGACAATCATCGTATTGTGGGATTGACCGGCTGGCGAGGCTGCGGATACTTTGGCTTCGGAAGAGCAGACAAGGTGCATCGGCAAATACGAGTCCCGCGTCTCATCTCAGAAGCTGAATCTGGAATCGAAGTGCAGAATGCGCAGACGTGGGCTGATCTATACATCGGCCTTCAGGGGACTGCGCCAGTTGAGCCCACGGCCCCAGCACAACCCGTCAAAGTCGAACCTTCCGGCACGAATCTAGACAAGGTGCCTTTAACTACAGATGCAGATGTCAAACCTGTAGTTCCTCATCTAGACGGCACAGACACACCAGAGGAACACCCAACGCCCAAGAAAATCGCGAGCCTCAAAAACCGGGGCAATTCGcgagcatcttcatcagACCGGTCGTCCCCAGCGAATTCTACCAAAGCCCCCGCTAAAAGGGCCGCCCCTGGGACTAAAAAGGGCATTAGCAAAAAGACCACAACtaagaagcgcaagatcgACAACCAGGACAATGAGAGCGTGGATAGTCGCCGATCCTTGACTCCGTCGTCATCACGTACAAGCAAGACGCCAggagggaagaagcagagctcTGCATCGCTGGCAAATTCACCAGTACCcgagcccaagcccaagcccaagaagaaacCCGGCAGAAAGCCGAAACCAAAGCCAGCCGAACAGGAACGgggacagggacaggaagaggaggaggaagatgacacTTCTAGCGATGAGCTCTTCTGTATCTGTCGGAAGCCTGACAATCATACTTGGATGATCGGGTGCGATGGCGGCTGTGAGGATTGGTTCCATGGGAAATGCGTGAACATGCACTCGCGAGACGCTGATCTTATTGAACGATATATCT GTCCGAACTGCAAGGAAAAGGGCAAAGGATGGACCACTTGGAAGCCCATGTGTCGACTAACCGAGTGCCGCAAACCAGCCCGCTTCACCAGGAAAAACCCCAGCAAGTACTGTTCCGACGAGCACGGGCTGGAATACATGCGCCAAAAAGCCCAGCATCTTAATATGTCCACTCAGCCCGGTAACCAGAAACCTAAATCCATCCTTAAAGCGGCTCTTGAAGGAACCCGTACCCCGCGAGATGACGATAGCTCCTACGACGGATCCCACTTTGAAGATGAACAAGATAATAGCATGGAGGACCTCGGAAGCAGAGGCGGAGTCCTCACACTGGGCGATCTCACGGCAGTGATAATGGGCGTCGGATCAGCAGAAGAGTTCCGCAAGCTCGGAGCCCACATCATCTCGCCCGCAGATTCACAACCCCCAGAAGAAACACAGGTTAAGAATGACGACACAGAAATGAAGACTGAAGAAACCGCTACAGAAACGAAACCGCAACCCAGCAAGAAATTGGGGCTAGACGTCGGCGTCGACGGCCTGACATACTCTgccgacgaggccgagaaAATCGAAAAACTGCGTCAGCAGCGTGCCGATTTATTCCATCGCAGGGATATGCTCGCGGCGAGGAATACGTTCCTCACGCTTGTGCGCCAGAGATCAAAGAGCATACTCGAgattttgaagaagaaagaccCCAAGGGCGGGTGGAAGGATATCTGTGGATTTGATACGAGACTTGCCTGGTCTGATGAAGAGTTTGATGAGTGGAGGCTCTCCGACGCCGGAAAGAGGGCCTTGGAAGAGGGAACCCCTGAAGCTATGGCTTCGAGTTACCCAACCAACGTcgatgccgacggcgatACGGGCATGAATGGAGACAAGgccgaggatgagatggagagtGTTACGCGGGGCGTCTGTTTGAAGAAGCGATGCGAACGACATAAGCAATGGATCAAGGTCCAGCAGGGAGACAGTGCCTTTGAGGAAAagacgctggaggaagatCTTGTTGCATGCGAGAAGGAGGCCCAGAGTGTTGTGGAACGGGCTGTTCTCAGGATGTGGGCTGAGAATGGCTGCTAG
- a CDS encoding uncharacterized protein (SECRETED:SignalP(1-18)): MKLTGIFASLAVASTAAAAAVPQAPANFDVTQVQSTVTRLNTVLDNLDGAVKSGTISKADLGDSNDQLSGIHDLLNSLVGTIVGGVDSSEFLQGALDLVGGLVTVVINAVSYTDQVPDFGFLSEHLVSRIQKGEVDQEGLQSILTVIGGKDGLATLNKVLEQGK, from the exons atgaagctcacCGGAATCTTCGCCTCcctcgccgtcgccagcaccgccgctgccgctgccgtcCCCCAGGCCCCGGCCAACTTCGACGTCACCCAGGTCCAGTCCACCGTCACTCGTCTGAACAccgtcctcgacaacctcgaTGGAGCCGTGAAGAGCGGTACCATCAGCAAGGCTGATCTTGGTGACAGCAACGACC AGCTCTCCGGTATCCACGACCTGCTGAATAGCCTCGTCGGCaccatcgtcggcggcgtcgactcTAGCGAGTTCCTCCAGGGCGCTCTTGATCTCGTTGGAGGCCTTGTGACTGTCGTTATCAACG CTGTCAGCTACACCGACCAGGTCCCAGACTTCGGCTTCCTGTCTGAGCACCTTGTCAGCCGGATCCAGAAGGGCGAGGTTGATCAGGAGGGTCTTCAGAGTATCCTGACTGTCATTGGTGGTAAAG ATGGTCTTGCCACCCTCAACAAAGTCCTCGAGCAGGGTAAATAG
- the DIB1 gene encoding DIM1 family thioredoxin-like protein (BUSCO:EOG0926506U;~COG:A;~EggNog:ENOG410PMYK;~InterPro:IPR036249,IPR004123;~PFAM:PF02966;~go_component: GO:0046540 - U4/U6 x U5 tri-snRNP complex [Evidence IEA];~go_process: GO:0000398 - mRNA splicing, via spliceosome [Evidence IEA]), which produces MGSVVLPHLRTAWHVDQAILSEEDRLVVIRFGRDHDVDCMRQDEVLFKLAERVKQFAVIYLCDIDEVPEFNTMYELFDPMTIMFFFRNKHIMCDFGTGNNNKLNWVLEDKQEVIDIIETIYKGARKGRGLVVSPKDYSTRYRY; this is translated from the exons ATGGGTTCCGTGGTCTTGCCGCACTTGCGCACAGCGTGGCACGTTGATCAAGCCATTCTCTCGGAGGAGGACCGCCTAGTG GTTATCAGATTTGGTCGTGACCATGATGTCGACT GCATGCGTCAGGATGAAGTCCTATTCAAACTCGCCGAGCGTGTGAAGC AGTTTGCTGTGATCTACCTCTGTGACATTGACGAGGTGCCAGAGTTCAACACCATGTACGAACTCTTTGATCCAATGACgatcatgttcttcttccggaACAAGCACATTATGTGCGATTTCGGTACCGGTAACAACAACAAGTTGAATTGGGTTCTTGAAGACAAGCAAGAAGTGATCGACATTATCGAGACCATCTACAAGGGCGCCAGGAAGGGCCGTGGTCTTGTTGTTAGTCCGAAGG ATTACTCCACGAGATACCGGTATTGA
- a CDS encoding glutathione peroxidase (COG:O;~EggNog:ENOG410PN5P;~InterPro:IPR029759,IPR000889,IPR036249,IPR029760;~PFAM:PF00255;~go_function: GO:0004602 - glutathione peroxidase activity [Evidence IEA];~go_process: GO:0006979 - response to oxidative stress [Evidence IEA];~go_process: GO:0055114 - oxidation-reduction process [Evidence IEA]), giving the protein MHPSMFLSSAAHNPCGASLIPRLLKSRTRPSRRVILSIQKATTSPARGATVSSARPSAFYPSQRRPFLQTSTLPPLHFTPNTTATFSTMSSATTFYDFEPVDKKGKAYPLTDLKGKVILVVNTASKCGFTPQFKGLENLYQSVKAKHPEDFLIIGFPCNQFGGQDPGSDDQIQEFCQVNYGVTFPVLGKADVNGDKASPLWTWLKESQPGLLGLKRIKWNFEKFLVSADGKVVGRWASTSKPEGLEETILKEIEKAKKEGTLASAAGAKEGGEQAAQEGETAKLA; this is encoded by the exons ATGCATCCATCCATGTTTCTCTCCTCTGCTGCTCATAATCCCTGTGGCGCGTCACTCATCCCGAGATTACTCAAGTCCAGAACTCGTCCTTCCCGCAGAGTCATCCTGAGCATACAAAAGGCGACGACTTCTCCCGCCCGTGGTGCCACAGTTTCATCTGCCCGCCCCAGTGCTTTTTACCCCTCACAGCGACGACCTTTTCTCCAAACCTCGACCCTTCCACCACTTCATTTCACACCTAACACAACAGCTACATTCAGCACCATGTCTTCCGCGACTACTTTCTACGACTTTGAGCCTGTCGACA AAAAAGGCAAGGCCTACCCCCTCACCGACCTCAAAGGCAaagtcatcctcgtcgtgaACACGGCCTCGAAATGCGGGTTCACGCCCCAATTCAAAGGTCTCGAAAACCTCTACCAATCCGTCAAGGCCAAGCACCCAGAGGATTTCCTCATAATCGGATTCCCTTGCAACCAATTCGGCGGCCAGGATCCCGGCTCGGACGATCAGATTCAGGAATTCTGCCAGGTTAACTACGGCGTTACGTTCCCTGTCTTGGGCAAGGCGGATGTGAATGGCGACAAGGCGTCGCCGCTCTGGACTTGGTTGAAGGAGAGCCAGCCGGGGCTTTTGGGGCTGAAGAGGATTAAGTGGAACTTTGAGAAGTTTCTGGTTTCGGCTGATGGTAAGGTTGTTGGGAGGTGGGCTAGTACGAGCAAGCCtgaggggttggaggagacgaTTTtgaaggagattgagaaggcgaagaaggagggcaCGCTGGCTTCTGCTGCGGGTGCTAAGGAGGGTGGTGAGCAGGCTGCCCAGGAGGGAGAGACTGCGAAGTTGGCTTGA
- a CDS encoding F-box domain protein (COG:S;~EggNog:ENOG410PS9J), with protein sequence MASTPSPIESLPNELLDEIAYLLSSDPPSSNGLHQPPTTHITRSKTRDLKHVSLTCPRLYNIVRPRLFSHCCFELKDANEYLSFISESKLDRYVTSAVVKASDALEDCEIFGAPWWRRFLSSLVPRRLTVIAPPSVIGRMFEMQIPQEHGWAFEIPLQVVQLECDWGNCKPNLVSDEDCGLLDCLPWSSMQFNESSSLKAYNHYEYFLYQIPSIFHRWSPWASTHSLSERPHLSSSLANLTSFTYVAVFPFYNHVQLVLDAVEFMTNLRSLKIQLGPSYNDRATEIEQRGSMDPSDPWMELATGYSLIAHAVRSLGRKSYLSKFIACDYEMEPVRAEIDVILGDILCDGPWTHDGHGTWTKRPIDMANADGDSTAVVDNSAAYGHFTS encoded by the coding sequence ATGGCGTCAACCCCGTCGCCGATTGAGTCGCTACCAAACGAGCTGCTCGACGAAATCGCCtaccttctctcctccgaTCCCCCTTCCTCGAATGGGCTACACCAGCCTCCGACCACACATATAACAAGGTCGAAAACCCGGGATTTAAAACACGTCTCGCTTACGTGCCCTCGCCTCTATAATATTGTTCGCCCTCGACTTTTCTCCCATTGCTGCTTCGAACTAAAAGACGCAAATGAATATCTTTCATTCATATCCGAGTCGAAATTGGACCGCTATGTCACATCAGCTGTGGTAAAAGCAAGCGATGCTTTGGAGGATTGCGAGATTTTTGGTGCGCCCTGGTGGCGACGCTTTCTGTCCTCCCTTGTTCCACGACGCCTCACAGTAATCGCGCCACCCTCGGTCATTGGGCGGATGTTCGAAATGCAAATACCACAAGAGCATGGCTGGGCTTTCGAAATACCTCTTCAGGTTGTACAACTAGAATGCGACTGGGGAAACTGCAAACCTAATCTAGTTTCGGACGAAGACTGTGGCCTTCTGGACTGTCTCCCGTGGTCGTCCATGCAATTCAATGAATCGTCATCCCTCAAAGCATACAACCATTATGAGTATTTCCTGTACCAGATTCCCTCCATATTCCATCGTTGGAGCCCATGGGCGTCCACGCATTCCTTATCCGAGCGGCCGCACCTATCATCCTCGCTAGCAAACCTGACATCGTTTACATACGTGGCAGTCTTCCCCTTCTACAATCACGTCCAACTGGTGTTGGATGCTGTGGAATTCATGACAAACCTCCGGTCTTTGAAGATACAACTTGGCCCGTCGTACAACGATAGAGCGACCGAAATCGAGCAACGAGGCTCCATGGACCCGAGCGATCCCTGGATGGAACTTGCCACAGGATACTCATTGATCGCCCATGCTGTTAGGAGCCTAGGAAGAAAGAGCTATCTCTCAAAGTTCATCGCGTGTGATTACGAAATGGAGCCGGTTCGGGCCGAGATCGATGTGATACTGGGGGATATTTTGTGTGACGGTCCATGGACGCACGATGGCCATGGCACCTGGACAAAAAGGCCGATTGATATGGCCAATGCGGACGGAGATTCAACCGCCGTTGTAGATAATAGTGCTGCATACGGCCATTTCACCTCGTAA
- a CDS encoding uncharacterized protein (COG:S;~EggNog:ENOG410Q2H8), whose protein sequence is MPTTYKAEPAEPILAHTLLQTSTSIRPETDSASKKKRSDQDPSNQWSLELDIENGLHFSPDDIFRPGTVIGFSRLRGRSPDGNDDEFVGELPRHLLTKWLRTRKPPSTPQSRTFIIHPPNSTIFSPTKLLSSLQTHNPSLPRKEAISLLDSVQLFPVFDFAAAVHAINEVADILHSLREHHQEQEKQQPQMTLVIAGLDTLTEAVVRASNAVRGAAVLSSALRTITQLSRMHALNLSILLVNTSGVGPTVRDDGSVPQNQNQNQNQNQRDYETRGDVIQSMFCVTDGPLFPSLLMRTLDQGIDTHLLVSSTRRVPVLEVIKDRVGGGLGRWCVWSGRNK, encoded by the exons ATGCCCACCACGTACAAGGCCGAGCCAGCAGAACCCATCCTGGCTCATACTCTACTGCAGACGTCTACCAGTATACGTCCAGAGACAGACTCCGCctcaaagaaaaagaggtcAGACCAAGATCCTTCGAATCAATGGAGCCTGGAACTCGACATTGAGAATGGCCTCCATTTCTCCCCAGATGACATCTTCCGCCCAGGGACAGTAATCGGCTTCTCCAGGTTACGAGGCCGATCCCCAGATGGGAACGACGATGAGTTTGTCGGCGAG CTCCCCCGCCATCTCCTCACGAAATGGCTTCGTACACGAAAACCACCATCAACACCCCAAAGCAGAACATTCATAATTCACCCCCCAAACAGCACCATTTTCTCTCCCACAAAACTTCTCTCCTCGCTGCAAACCCACAATCCCTCTCTCCCCCGCAAGGAGGCAATCTCTCTCCTCGACTCAGTTCAGCTCTTCCCAGTCTTCGACTTTGCGGCGGCCGTGCACGCTATTAATGAGGTCGCTGATATACTTCATTCTCTCCGGGAGCATCACCAGGAGCAAGAGAAACAGCAGCCCCAAATGACACTTGTTATTGCCGGCCTTGACACCCTCACCGAAGCAGTCGTGCGCGCGTCAAACGCTGTCCGAGGCGCCGCTGTCCTGAGCAGCGCACTCCGGACCATAACGCAGTTATCGCGTATGCATGCCTTGAATCTCTCTATTCTCCTGGTGAATACCAGCGGTGTTGGGCCGACAGTCCGTGATGATGGTTCCGTTCcgcagaatcagaatcagaaccagaaccagaaccagagagACTACGAAACTCGAGGCGATGTTATCCAGTCGATGTTCTGTGTAACCGATGGTCCGCTCTTTCCTAGTCTGTTGATGAGAACGTTGGACCAGGGGATTGATACGCATCTGCTGGTGTCGAGTACGCGGAGGGTTCCGGTTCTAGAGGTGATTAAGGACCGGGTGGGTGGCGGGCTTGGGAGATGGTGTGTTTGGAGCGGGAGAAATAAATGA
- a CDS encoding uncharacterized protein (COG:S;~EggNog:ENOG410Q2U3): MARTAQTARDPNAEPVRWIQREYADHEGNTVIAGKVASYGRQFYRPEEGEAYRFQVYSTTPIRPEELNQLYGYFCFDLNWLPFLEIYSYNPPDGLACVEHQRREVAHRKRLHAEEREGEYDESLPPLIPTMRTGFNEGFMSGFCFLLTSKSYLQGTFPDNDHGTGPWRISFDRNLPCAMKKLGLITQLDDPATDLETFAEWGIAVNPEMRDINVDITTDQSVIHFDMKELMRRIYSTHIYGEIDYGLHEPPPPAPCEETPTSQYILEVLEQQQQTAEVQSADLDSLRLTIGTESNTVTATNSSSDGECDLQYVVYVKFLAHIEQEKTAALLETTARTFTAGIISCLPASKTVYFEFRIPGSSLSSLLSAAPNGFDVGALHEYDGSVMRVQPRIGREVYTRPLSAHFFTVVLDKPAVIQEPSVLFYTLWSDPLQYIEPQVTDSVIETGRSAGIREAARRLAMLAVEENLQDSPRKLTKEEHRELLSLSPEAYEQKMKPYYDYLAEKSRETVQAI; encoded by the coding sequence ATGGCAAGAACAGCTCAGACTGCACGGGATCCAAACGCCGAACCTGTACGGTGGATTCAACGGGAATATGCCGACCATGAAGGCAACACCGTCATCGCTGGCAAGGTGGCCAGCTACGGAAGGCAGTTCTATAGGCCagaggagggtgaggctTACCGATTTCAAGTATACAGCACGACACCCATCCGGCCAGAGGAGCTCAACCAGCTGTATGGATATTTCTGCTTTGACCTCAATTGGCTTCCCTTTTTAGAAATTTATTCCTACAACCCACCAGATGGTCTAGCGTGCGTGGAGCACCAGCGCCGTGAAGTTGCCCACCGTAAACGCCTTCATGCCGAAGAGCGTGAAGGCGAATATGACGAGTCTCTCCCCCCTTTGATTCCGACCATGCGGACTGGCTTCAATGAGGGATTCATGTCCGGATTCTGTTTCCTCCTCACGTCCAAAAGCTATCTCCAGGGTACGTTCCCAGACAATGACCACGGCACGGGCCCCTGGCGGATTAGCTTCGATCGGAATCTTCCGTGTGCAATGAAGAAGTTGGGCCTGATTACACAACTTGACGATCCAGCGACTGATCTTGAGACTTTTGCCGAGTGGGGGATTGCAGTCAATCCCGAAATGCGCGATATTAATGTGGATATTACAACAGACCAGAGTGTTATACACTTCGATATGAAAGAGCTCATGAGAAGGATCTATTCAACACATATTTATGGGGAAATTGATTATGGACTCCATGAACCGCCTCCACCTGCACCATGCGAGGAGACTCCGACTTCACAATATATCCTGGAGGTtttggagcagcagcagcaaacgGCAGAAGTCCAATCTGCGGACTTGGACTCACTTCGTCTTACAATTGGAACTGAAAGCAATACAGTCACAGCCACCAACAGCTCTTCCGATGGCGAATGCGACCTTCAATACGTGGTATACGTCAAGTTCCTCGCCCATATCGAGCAGGAAAAGACCGCCGCCCTTCTAGAGACCACTGCGCGCACATTCACCGCTGGCATTATCTCCTGCCTCCCTGCCTCCAAAACAGTTTATTTTGAGTTTCGAATTCCTGGCTCCTCTTTGTCTTCCCTTTTATCTGCTGCACCCAATGGATTCGATGTCGGTGCCTTGCATGAATATGATGGTTCGGTCATGCGAGTACAACCTCGAATTGGGCGGGAGGTTTATACCCGACCGCTATCCGCTCACTTCTTTACAGTGGTTCTTGATAAGCCGGCCGTTATCCAAGAACCTAGTGTGCTATTCTACACGCTCTGGTCCGATCCTTTGCAATACATTGAACCTCAGGTTACCGATAGCGTCATTGAGACTGGACGGAGCGCTGGGATTCGAGAAGCTGCAAGGCGGCTTGCAATGCttgcggtggaggagaatCTCCAAGATAGTCCAAGGAAGCTTACGAAAGAGGAGCATAGGGAATTACTATCTCTGTCGCCGGAGGCGTACGAACAGAAGATGAAACCGTACTATGACTACTTGGCTGAGAAATCGAGGGAGACAGTGCAAGCAATTTAA
- a CDS encoding CTAG/PCC1 family protein (COG:S;~EggNog:ENOG410PRWM;~InterPro:IPR015419;~PFAM:PF09341), protein MAATQTSTTEFPCTLTISLPLPSHRLASSAQRALEVDAELSPHVRRTFALKSPNPEDQGKGSDEGKTVLETIYKATTNRMLRVAVNGFMESLGVVLGVMEELDVDVLKEESNE, encoded by the exons ATGGCCGCCACACAAACCTCAACCACCGAATTCCCCTGCACGCT CACAAtctccctccctctcccaagCCACCGactcgcctcctccgctcAGCGCGCTCTCGAAGTCGACGCCGAACTGTCCCCACATGTCCGACGAACTTTTGCGCTGAAAAGTCCCAACCCAGAAGACCAAGGCAAGGGTAGTGATGAGGGGAAGACTGTGCTCGAAACAATCTACAAGGCTACTACGAACCGCATGCTGAGAGTCGCCGTCAACGGGTTCATGGAGAGTCTAGGTGTTGTTCTTGGGGTtatggaggagttggatgtcgATGTTCTGAAGGAGGAAAGCAATGAATAG
- a CDS encoding translin (COG:S;~EggNog:ENOG410PJDZ;~InterPro:IPR033956,IPR002848,IPR016069,IPR016068, IPR036081;~PFAM:PF01997;~go_function: GO:0003697 - single-stranded DNA binding [Evidence IEA];~go_function: GO:0003723 - RNA binding [Evidence IEA];~go_function: GO:0043565 - sequence-specific DNA binding [Evidence IEA];~go_process: GO:0016070 - RNA metabolic process [Evidence IEA]): MIDRAIFESLQAKIDEEAAVRDELRDIVQSLSRKGRSTQATLSRAHSTPAAQLQPVLEDVIKEILAQKEEVSRLKSIADKHPFYKYNGVWSRDLQNLVASIELCAWLGGFQEYKSSETASFLTMEEVGKFLEIPVNLKEEDAFHLTLEEYLLALISMIEELARLAVNSVTLGDYGRPTVIGNFIKELFNGFQLLNLKNDTLRKRSDAIKYSVKKVEDVVYDLSLRNLIPQGQNA, encoded by the exons ATGATCGACCGCGCAATTTTCGAAAGCCTTCAGGCCAAgattgacgaggaggccgccgTCAGAGAT GAACTCCGCGATATCGTGCAGAGTCTTTCGAGAAAAG GCCGATCCACACAAGCTACGCTTTCGCGAGCTCACTCTACCCCAGCTGCACAGC TACAACCCGTCCTCGAAGATGTCATCAAGGAGATCCTCGCGCAGAAAGAGGAAGTCTCACGCTTGAAGAGCATAGCTGACAAGCACCCATTCTACAAGTATAATGGTGTTTGGTCGCGCGATCTGCAAAACCTT GTCGCCTCCATCGAGCTATGCGCCTGGCTCGGCGGGTTCCAGGAGTACAAGAGCTCCGAAACAGCTTCCTTCTTGACTATGGAAGAGGTCGGCAAGTTTCTCGAGA TCCCCGTGAACCTGAAAGAAGAGGACGCATTTCATCTCACACTGGAAGAGTATCTCCTTGCGCTGATTTCCATGATTGAAGAGCTG GCCCGTCTTGCTGTCAACTCTGTTACGTTGGGCGACTACGGCCGACCTACTGTTATTGGCAACTTTATCAAGGAGCTGTTTAACGGGTTTCAGCTGCTGAACTTGAAGAATGATACGCTGAGGAAGCGGAGTGATGCGATCAAGTATAGT GTCAAGAaggtggaggatgtggttTACGATCTATCGCTGCGGAATCTGATCCCCCAGGGACAGAATGCTTAA